The Babylonia areolata isolate BAREFJ2019XMU chromosome 2, ASM4173473v1, whole genome shotgun sequence genome segment TATATTGACTTGGCTTGTTCGACGTTTGaagcccctccctcccacccctacgaAGCATGTTCGTCGTTCTGCCGAATAAAACTACATACTGAGAAACATGTGTGGCAAGCACAAGATGATGTGTAACTGTGTATCAGCTAGTTTCTGAAGACTGCTCCTTAAGTCTGTTATGCTGATATACACTGCAACAATAAAATACAAGAATTTCACGCATcagtttccatttctttttcttcccttgattgttgtgtgttatatatataattatatatatatgtatatataatgtgtatatatatatatatatatcacccgtgttgttttgtagtgtgtttcttcttgtttttgtttttctaaccAGTAATTGATATtttgtgtatacatataaatTACTGCTGTTTCAATATCTGTTGAATGAAATGTGGATGACATTGCATCCAactgtaataataatatgattacgATTTTAGATcatcacttattattattatcatttttgcaGTTCCAGGATGGCAACAAACCTTGCAGATCTTCAGCAGGAGGAGGATGGAAGGCACAAGGACCAGTTTGAAACACCATCTGATTCTGTGTCAGCGGTCAGGCATTATCGTCAGAGTAACCGGGTCATACAGTTtgatcctccaccaccaccaccaccaccaccaccatctcagtCACTGATATTGACCAGCACTTTCATTTCAACAGGGTCACAAGGTTTGAACCTAAGGTCCCTGATCTTCACCCTGCCCTTCTCTCTGACCTTCTGACCTTCCTCATTATGTCCCTCACTTTTATATTCTGTTTGAGAACTGTCACAGAAAACTGGTTGGTAATGGAGTGGTATCGATGGTCTAGTTAGTGATAACACTTCCaaacaggaagggagagaatctgagtgtgcgggatcgaatcccacactcaccagaattttctcctTGAGAATTGAGCGATGGTCTGGTTCCTAATTATTTGGATTAGATGATAAACCAATGTACCATGTGTACCATGCACTTGTCGcacataaaagaatccatggcacaccagctgccgtggcgaagtggttagcatcgcggactgacggctgggaggacgcgggttcgaatcccagcggaggtgggtttttcggcccgtggccggctcctacccagagttgagtgtgctgtgggcttaaatggggagactgggaccacacagtcgagtgtcatccacttcaaggatgcgtctttgggtgtgttgctctaattacctgaccaacactgcaagtgtctgtatctctcgggcctggttaacgccgggatatcattatgacaggaagcgtagagtacagccttgtcacgcagtcccaaaccaaaatgacctccatagcaacatcgtcatcatcatcgtcatcctcctcctccatcgtcatcaacattaaaaaaaaaaaaaaagtctcaaagtctgtggcctttcatgccctgctctcatggtgacctcagtttcgataccctccacttccgtgcttggggtgagttctgtcaatgtcgtcagtgtcggcagattcatggggggctgttgtttgagggacgtggtggcggtctccactctgggagagacgctcactcagtctggctccgcgactaagccattattgtcgttagtagggggcttagtaggtggtatcctaagtacgttaaaacagaacaggcaccactgaacaccatcgaagtgactcaacagcagtgcagggtctcctctggtgtgtggcctcgaggcgacctaacatcgatggttccctgtggactgccgatgctggaactgcgacggacgaacccgggtgtggccgtgtatgggggaatctaaatgagcggcgtgagagtaatgccactgaaatggcgcagaggatggggcagcaaaaaaaaaaaaaaaagaatccatggcaacacttgtccctggcaaaattctttgtaaaaacaaaaaaaaaacaaaaaaaaacaactaatttgATGATGAAACAAATAtacctgcagacaggaaaaaaaaagtggtgctgcACAGTGGTGATGCACTCTGCCACGGGAGAGCAGcacaaaattcacacagagaaatctgttgtgacaaacagaaaaatacaatacagttttgTTTCCGAGTGGGTGACAAGGGAGATAATTGTAAACAAGGTTCTTTTGATTTTCTTCCCAACTTCTGAGCAGCTGAATTTAGTTTGGGATATTACCGTTCAGAATctcagctttttgttgttgttgttgcttttgtttgtttgttttttgtggtggccAAACTGAAATTTGCTTAGACTACAAAGTAAAAAATTATTGGTTCTGCTGTGCATCAAATGAAAGATAAGCTGAAAAcagaatttaattacacatacttaaccgtgacccaactagtgcagactccggcaggggtctgacattccttcCGATTTCCTTTCTGTTCAGATCAGGCATGTTCACGTTGTCAAACTGATTTCATAGATGGTGGATTAAATTGTCTCcatttaacaaaacaaacaacagtttgcTGTTATGAtttgaatgaaaataaaataagttaaaagttatgttcaaaatattatttGGGTGTGCTTTTTCATGGAAAGAACATATTTCCATGAAAAGTCACTACTCACTCACATAAGATGATATTGCCAAGGCTTGGAAAAAGAAGATGATTGGATGGATGTTTATAAACAAATTTTGTATGTTCTTGTTGCTATTTCCAAAATTATGTTTCATCTATTGTTAATGTAAATAACAGTTTCAGTGTTTTTAACTCTttaaatatgcatatatataatgAATGTGTTTATAATCTCAGTGTAacttttagggaaaaaaaatcacacacacacacacacacacacacacacatatacatataagataagataagataataataactttattatctccaactggagaaatttggtcaggtgcattatcacaacatagacaagtaaacaacatggggaccataactgtaaaagccaacaacagcccctacaaatattacgaagatacaaatgtaaaaaatatcacatacatcgtttcatacatacatccacacactgcaagtaataactagtattcttaatgtaaaatcagaaagaattaagaaacattatttgaatataattataaacatagcctactatactccacattgattataatagacaagaTGAGAATAAAGATGaactgcggaaaaccacaaccagataatcagcacacacccgcacccccccccccccaccaccaccaaccccacacacgcggataacttgattaaacaagagtaataaagatatcttctcaaataaaagcatttcacataatcgcttttaaaaacattgcaattaattattacatcgtaattattaaacagaaatatatttagaatatggacgttagcattagacatattccattgtgcattcatcctgcatattgcacattattctttctacatattgcacattcattataaccaattgtcacgttttaagctcagtaaacacacacacacacacacacaccacaactagaacaaggtacagcctatcatgcatggactttcacacgtctcacatgagagtgtgcgcgcgcacacacacacacacacacagttctcaagaatttaaaaggtggattgaacgtggaataaaagtcttcagagctctggatttcaacttaaaagttctgtagcgtcgtcctgatggcaatagctcataatactttgctaaaatatgggtgtcgtcagttgctatctgcctgctttttttaaccactcgactttcatacagctcttgcatactagcttgtttcactcccacaattttactgcatacactcatgacatcgttcaaaacacgcttactcctcactcccaaacttccataccagcacataaatgaaactgtaagcacagactcgatacaacatcgataataactttgaagaatatttgaatttataccaacatttctaagcttctgtaaacaaaaaattctagatgtatatatatatatatatatatatatataatgtgtgtgtatgtatgaagtgGCTACAACTAGATTATTATCCGTATAGGCATgcatatatcattcattcataatgTTATTATTGATGAATATCTTTGATAACCTGTAATGATGGCAACTcatgtcacattcacacacacactcactcactcaatcacacacgcacaagttTGTTCATTGAAAAAAAGTGGTATACTACCCAAAAccttatacacagacacacacacacacacacacacacacacacatcagacttAACGACTGAGTTGTCTGTTTTTCAGGACGTGGACCAGTGCACCAGAGGAGGGCCCAAAAAGAGCTGCAGTTTGAGCTTGTGCAGGCCATAGAAAGGGACAACCTGTCTGCTGTCCAGTATTTAATCAGTGAAGGAACTCAATTGAACTGCATTATTATGTTCAACAAAACACCATTAACCTACGCCATTGAAAAGGAGAGTTTTGTTCTGGCGAAAGTACTGGTAAAATCAGGTGCTAACACGAACTACCGGGAACCATACGGCAACGCTCAGCAGCCTCTGCACATTGCAGTGAACGTTCACAGCTGTGACATGATGGAGTTTCTGCTGGACAATGGTGCAGACATCAATGGCAGAAACGGCTGTGGGTTAACCCCACTGATGCTGGCCAGCTATACAGGTCAGCTGGAAGCTGTGCAGCTTCTGCATTCTCGCGAGGCGGACCTCAACATCAGAGACCATGTGGGGAAGACGGCAGTTCACAGAGCCGCGGAGGGACAGCACAGCTTTGTGCTTCAGTTCCTGCTGACAAAAGGGGCTGACATTAACGCTTTGGACAGGTTCGGCAGGACCGCTTTATACCACAGCATTATGTTCCGGCATATGGACATGATTAAGCTCCTTCTGGAATCAGGTGTGTCGGTGAATGGTTCAGACCTCTTTAGCCAGTCCCCTTTGCAGGTGGCAGTGCACCGACTGAGCCGACAGAACATGAGAGCTGTGTTGTCTACGTCCCTGGATTACCACAAGCGGGAGAAGAGAATCCCCACAGCTGAAGTTCGCATGCTGCTGAACAGTGGGGAGAGTGAAGCGACTGTCCGTGTGGATTTTGAGATCCTGCAGCTCCTCGTCAACGCTGGCGCTTTGCTGGACTTCTTCAAACTGGGCGATTATTTTGAGAATCTTCCCAATCATGTGCACGATGATGACTTGAAAATCGCCCTTTGGCATTTTCTGGTGGTTTGTGACTGCACCAGTGACCATGAATACTTTTCCCTGATGGGGTCAAAGATGAGTGCGTCTGTGCTGGACACCTGGAGGCAGGAGAAGAAGTCTCTTCAGCAGCTGTGCAGGACTGCAGTTCGAAACCAGCTGAGGAGAAGGAAGCCTTGTGACATTCATGACTCTGTGAACAAACTGCCTGTACCAACACCCCTGAAAAACTTTTTAAACCTGTCAGACTTTTTTAAGAGGTATCCCCAGTTTCCGCCACTGTTCACTGCGGTTGGTTGTTAATCATACGCAGGAGATGGTAAGTTTTAAAGCAGTATTATTTCATGTGACCTGCAGTATAGCCTGCATGTGAAGTTACTGTGATGACCGTGATTGTGCCAAAAGAACATAGTCCCTTGTTAGACTTAAcatgcactatgtgtgtgtgtgactgagtggatGTGAGCGTATAAGCATCTATTTCTCTTTCACCAAGCATTGGCTGTGTCTTTAAACTGGTGTATACTGTGAAGTAAAAATATTTATCATTTAATGGAGAAtcatttttttaatgtctttccacaaGGTCTACATTTTCTAAAAGACAAGTTTGCAGTTGGAagggcacacacatatatattaaacacatatatgcacacacacagtcattttccACATTAGACCGTTGGAAAGTTCCacagccatcttggatcttgcacatGTGCATCTAACTTTAACTCAAAATtgtgagcaatgccaaaggcgattgacgtaggcaaaagcagcaaacatactATCCTCCATTTCTTCAATTGATAGCCTCCATAGCTTCAACCAAACTTTGTACAATGAAGTATAATatgcacagtaaaaaaaaaaaaaaaaaaaaaagagaaaatataaaacaaaaaatggaaaataataagcctgctgtttcgcatgTTTTGCCTCTCTTGATTGCCTTTGTTGCTCGCAGTTTTTGGAGAGACAGTCAACTTCAAGAGCACAGATAATCGTAATGTGATGTGCCTCTACAAGGTGTGTTCAAAAAAGTATCTGACCTTAATTttttgtgcataaacaaatgaaGCTAGGGAGGTGTGGTTTGGTGCACGTATGTAGGCGACCCAAATGTGCATACatgatttttttcctgcctgcagaagCTGTCAGTCAACCGTAGACCGCCAATGAGTGAGGAAGTGTAAGTGAGCGCCGTTGGATTTTCGTTTttgacaaaatgactgaaaaacttGAACAACGCTACAGCATCAAATTTTGTGTCAAGCTTGGCGATTCCCAAATGGAAATGATTCGCAAGATTCAACAGGCCTTCGGGGACGAAGCAATGAGCACCACTCAAATAAAGGAGTGGTACAAGGGCTTCAAAGATGGCCGCACATCAGTGGAAAGTGAAGCACGTTCTGGTAGGCCCTCAACATCCCGAAATGAGATTGTCATTGACTAATTGAGAACCCTGGTGATGCACACCTGTGCTTCATCAGGCTCCCTACTCTCCTGACATGGGTCTGTGTGACTTCTggctgttcccacagctgaaaATGCCTCTGAGAGGGACCGGATTTCAATCCAgagaagacatcatgcagaatgCGACGGATCAGTTGCATGCCATCCCAAAAGAGGCGTTCCAGCGCTGCTTCAGACAGTGGCAGAACTAttgggagaagtgtgtggcagCCCAAGGGGACTACTTTGAAGGAGATTAGTGTAAGTTTGTTGTATTTGGATACGAGTAGTTTTTTATGAACAAAGGTCggatactttttgaacacacctCGTATAAGTCATGTAAGCTCAGAACTCTCTAGCAGTGTATTCAACACCCACATGTCCACCTCCCTAAACGCACTCTGCCTTCACACACTATCCCACTCTACTGGCACACATGCACTTGtaagtgcaacacacacaaacacacaaactcactcactcacacactcacccctaaACATTAACATTTTCACAAAGTCATAGACTtagccccaccacccctccatcctcACACAATTAtgaatacacacaaatgcacaggcatgcacacacacacacacacacacacacacacacacacacaaacttacattgTAATTTCTATGGAAGATCTACACCTCAAGTTGGGTCAACATTTgaaccccctccctttcccaaaAGTCTGGTAATAGTTacctgttctccctctctctgtctctctctctctctctgtctgtctgtctgtctctctctctctctctctctctctctcacacacacacacacacacacacacacacacacacacacacacacacacacacatattcaatctTATGATAATGTTATTATGAAGGAATAATGTCCATGCTGCTGCTTCGAGATATTTGTGGTCCTACAACAGTTCAAGCACAATGGCAATTATGGAACTTTATCACACCCTGGGTCCTGTACACAGGGAGAATTCAACATTTATATATCACTGACACCTGTTATGGATGCTTCTCAATGAGCTTTCATTCATTATGATCACTTTAAAGTCAAAGCATGTTGCgctacgctactggtcaggcatctgcttagcagatgtggtgtcgcacatttgtccgaacgcagtgacaccttgagtaactgaactgaactgaactcaagaGTAAAAGATTATCTGGCACAGTGATATAGTATGGAATTTCTGActatgacatgcacacacaattgtAATGTAAACATGTGCACAATTTAAGTGTTTCTACAGATATAAAGATACATATCTTTCTCTCATCAGTATCAGTTGGTGGATagactgtctctttgtttgtttgggtttttttttaatgatcaaaCTGTCTATTGTTCTTTTTGTCATGTATTCCAGCCTTGTCTGTTTTACTTTACTATTTGCCTCAGTTTCCGTTTGCCTTATTTCCACAATGAAAGatacccagtttcagtttcagtagctcaaggaggcgtcactgtattcggacaaatccatatatgctacaccacatctgccaagcagatgcctgaccagcagcgtaacccaacgcgcttagtcaggccttgagaaagataCCCAGTCACATTGAACTCAGTTCTTTAGATTTCATGTGCTATAGTGATACGTACCTTTGCTATTCTGCAGATGGGGCAAATAATCTCGATACAGTTACCTGTGAGCAAGCtgaagaggttgtttttttttaatatctgtttATGCTCAACAGTGTCAGCTTTCAGATGTGAAatattgctttgtttgttttttattttatttctcttgttACTAGTTTTGCTTTATGAATGTTATGAACTGTGATATACAATGAGATAATGAATGCTGAACTTAAGTTTACATTTTTTTATGAATGCTGTTAACCTTCACTGCATGCCATGTGGTTTGTGTGcatcacctccaccactgccaccaacccccacccccagaaagtGATGCATATGGGTTCCATAGACCCACAACATGAAATAGTGGGTCACTTGTAAATTGACTCTACAGGGAATGGATCTGACAGATGTAGGAATATGTGGGTAGATAACAAATTATGGTGAAGGTTAGAaagatatatgtgtgtttatgcagttcatttgtgtgtgttgtttgatttatttctctctctctcttatatatatatatatatatatatatatatatatatatatatatatatatatatatatatatatatagtgtgtgtgaaagtatgattgctttttctattttttcagaTAGCAATAATGATGTTTTGTGAGGATGATGTCGATATGGACTATTGTCTTCCTCAGCATGTTTTATTTGATGTTTGGTTTTTAAATTCTGTGATCAGAAAAATATCCTTGATGCACAACACCAGCACTGTATACCATTATAAAGTAATACTGTGATAGAACACGTATTAGAATGTCTGGGTACTGTCACCTGAAAATAAAATCTTTTATCTACAGGTTCTTATATTTTGAGCTGGCTTGGTGCTCTTCTTGCTTAATGCGTcggatctgttgttgtttttttttgttgttttttgtctgacttttttttttttttttttttttttaagaattaaaaagaaagaaagaaaaatatatatgtttgtgtgtgtgtgtgtgtatgtatgcatgtatacattatTAC includes the following:
- the LOC143276189 gene encoding uncharacterized protein LOC143276189 gives rise to the protein MATNLADLQQEEDGRHKDQFETPSDSVSAVRHYRQSNRVIQFDPPPPPPPPPPSQSLILTSTFISTGSQGRGPVHQRRAQKELQFELVQAIERDNLSAVQYLISEGTQLNCIIMFNKTPLTYAIEKESFVLAKVLVKSGANTNYREPYGNAQQPLHIAVNVHSCDMMEFLLDNGADINGRNGCGLTPLMLASYTGQLEAVQLLHSREADLNIRDHVGKTAVHRAAEGQHSFVLQFLLTKGADINALDRFGRTALYHSIMFRHMDMIKLLLESGVSVNGSDLFSQSPLQVAVHRLSRQNMRAVLSTSLDYHKREKRIPTAEVRMLLNSGESEATVRVDFEILQLLVNAGALLDFFKLGDYFENLPNHVHDDDLKIALWHFLVVCDCTSDHEYFSLMGSKMSASVLDTWRQEKKSLQQLCRTAVRNQLRRRKPCDIHDSVNKLPVPTPLKNFLNLSDFFKRYPQFPPLFTAVGC